From the Antennarius striatus isolate MH-2024 chromosome 15, ASM4005453v1, whole genome shotgun sequence genome, the window TGGCATTGGATTGGAGAAGACCAAGTTTCAGCAAGAAAATTCTCCCAAACACAGAAGTTTATGGAATTGACTTGTAATCCCTaattactcgtggttaatgcgttccaggatcacccacgaaaaaaaaaaaatccacaacgatatagcgacaaaccattttattatttacggtaatttaaacatttatgaactctccccatactgatattaaaccaccaccTATCTTTTCACCTTTTCCCAATCtctgatggactgtttaaatcactttttattttaaaaaaaagtgtttaatacacagatgctgtcaaccaatagcaTGTGAGTATGGTAAAACGTTACTACCTACAAAacatctgtgatgtagtgaagccgtgcatcttgaaatgcgaataagcgagggattaatCAATGATCgatttaaaaaatgaggaagtcagCTATCGTTAACCACCATAAGCTAATGTCTATTTGAGAAGGGATATGAGCTCAGTTTACTGCGAGTGAGTCTGGTTGCTTCATTTTTGGACGTTTTAACTTTTTACCTCTGAATCTCTGTCATTAGCGTCTCCAGAGAGGTAGTCCACCAGGCCACAGGTGGGGATGCTGGTGTTCTGAGAGATCCAGGTGTTGAGGTAAACCATCCCCAGCACCTTCTTCATGTTTTCCCTCATCAGGCGTGTCTCTACAGAATCGATCCGAGCCTGAACCTCTGCCATCTGCTCCTCCAGGTCGGCTTCCTGTTTCACCCCAGACTCTCCATTTTCTAAGGCGTCTTCTCCGTCCTTCCTGCCcgtatcctcctcctccctgatgaacactttgttttCGTCGTGTAAAGGTTTCCAGCGATTATCCGCCGGAGGCACCTGAAGCGACTGGTAAAGTATGCGCGCCAAAAAGAGCTTGAAACGCCACAAATAGGGCGAGTCCATTTCCTGGATCTTTTGATCGAGCTCTGCTTGCAGCGATGGGGGGATGCGCTTGTCTTTCAATATCTGCCACCTGATGAGGTCGAGCAGGTCGGACGTTTGGTACAAGTTCTGTGTGGGGGACTTGAGCAACAGCTCTGCAGCCATTTCTGGCGTTTTCAGGGTGACAAAGTGAACCTGGTAGGTCCTGTTGATCGGGTGGTGGCCTCCGACCACACCTTGTGTGCTGACAATGGCGATGTACGCTCCGTTGTGACTCGCCGCAATCCCGTGGATCCTCCTCCCCGTTAAGGTTTCAGGTCGCACCATGTCCTCCTGTTTAAAGATCACAGTGTTCTCAGTAAACGTTGGCGTCAACTTTTTTATCCACCCATCCATGGAACACGTGTACACCACGACGCCGTGATAACTGATCGCTAACGAGACTATAGGGAGCGAGTGCAGCCCCGCCACGTGAGAGTTATGTACGTTTAGTCCGGCTGGAGAAATCATGAGCAAACACCAAAACACGTAGCCGCCCCTCGAGGCGACGATCAGGCTGCACCTGGACTTCTGGATCGGGTGCGTCATGGGGACGCATCTGATGTTTTCAACCGCGATCTCGTCGCAGTCCTTCCAGAGAATGACCGGGTGACGGAGGGTGAAGTAGCCCTTCACTCCCACCAGGCTGACTGGCATGATCTTGACGGGCCCCACCTCGCTGCCGATGATCAGGCCGCTCATCCGTCGATCGGAGCTTTCGTACTCCCACCACGCCAAGTCGCTGGGTCGCGTCACGCCCGATTCGATGATGTCGTAAAACTCCACGTCCTCTCCGTTAACGAACGGCAGAACGAACTTCCACAAAACAAGGTCGCCGTTTTCCATTAAGACGGCGAGCAGCGCCATCTCCTCATCGACGCACGTGTTGTCCGGCTGAACCTGTTTGATGGTGTAAACGCTCGACCACTCCATCCTCAGAGGCGTCTGCATACGGAAACGCCGCTGCAGCTCGTCGAAGTCCAGCAGGTCGACCTGAGGAGGGCCGTCGTCTTTTTTGGCGTAGCCTCGTTCTTTTAGCCTCTCTCCGTACTTTTTGGTGAGATCGACCAGCGTGTTCCACTCCAGGTGTTTGTGGCTGTTATGAACGGTAAGTCTATTTTCAAGGGTAAGACAAGCAAGCAGACAGCGACCACTTGCATCACAGCCCAGCGGAGACCAACTAGCGTATTTCATTCCTCTGTGGGATCCCACTGACGGGTTCATTAGTCTGTCAGCCATAAAGACTTGCCTCACTGTGGGGTCCGGATGCGTAGAGAACGTTTCCACTGCTTGAGCTAGCTGTTCTGCTGGTCCCACCTGGagtttcaaacaaaaatgaaattaataaaacactcTGACACATTAAACTCTCTAAAAAGTGGGTGGGTGGACGGACGTTATTCTAAACAATGATGCAGCCAATAAGTCAGTCTTGATTGAATTGCCAATCAAAGAACATCACTCAAGAATTTTGGAGAAATTGAACCAAAAAGCAGAATCAAAATTGAAATCAAAATTGTTGAAACCCAAATGATGACTTATCGTTCAATGAGTTCATACATATGTGATGTGCCCCTTACTCTTCATACAGTGTTCATGGACGtgtgatgtgatgtcatcagacagACAGTATGTGGCCTGTAAACATCTAGTTATGTTCTGAGTGCTCCCACAAAGCACTCTGATTCACACGCAGTTCATCATATCTATAAATGTAGGCAGGAGACCAACACTGCCGGTCTGCCGCTGTGCCTGGTGGATTGTAAAAATTCAGCTCCATCCAGTATTTTATCTGCCAAGTGGATTTTTGGAGTAGAAACGCCCCAATAAACAATCATGTTTACACACTAGAGCAGCTGCACAGAGACCGATTCACCACAGCAAAACGGTTCcgactgtttctttttttcatcagcTTTGTATTCCATCATTTTAATTAAGTTTCCTTTAGttcagtgaaagaaaaacactgaaacatcAACCTCTGCCAGAACTTATAGCACACAAGTGAATATTAGCTTGGCTGTGTTTCTAAGGCATGTTTACACTAGTTgccaacaaacagacaaatagcACGAACGCTACCCCAACAAACTCGCAGATCTCATTTTAAAATCTCTGATGGATCATTGAGACTCAAATGCATCCCAGAACTCTGACAGCAAAAAAGTTGAAACAGTTAAGCTGTATAAAAATGGTACACATTTGCAAATTACCACCTATAACCATATATTTAATAACTTTACAGAGTGAACCTCACCCCATTAATGCATTTGAACTTTTTTAGGATGACTCCTTCACACCTAATCATGACACTACCACCTCTCATCTATGAAATTGTTTACCTGCAGGATGAGCCAATCCGGtgcttctgattggtcaaatATACTGATGATGTAAGACAATGACTCTGCTGTCTTCGTCATGATCTATATTATGTCTCAATGGAGTGATAAATTATCAGTCAGTTCAGTATATGTTTTAGAcatcatccctttttttttttttttggaatcacGTTTGTATTAGCATCACTGTGACAATGTCACTATGAAAACTTCAGGGTGCATCTGCATGAAGTTCCTCATCACGAatcaagaagaaacaaaacacagctgAAGGAAAGAGCTCTTTACTACATTTCAGTTTAAAGTAGAGTTTGAATGTTTCCTCAGTTTCCATGTTGCGTCCCGCCAGagtctccagcttcctcccatcgtcaaaaacatgaagcaaaagtggaaaaaagagGGCAAAGTTGATTGTGAGCCACTTAAAAGTTCTCATCTGCAATAAGTGCTGACCATCTAACTGAACAGTAGGAAGTCTACATTCATTGTGATGTATTATGATACTTGATTATCTTCCCTGACAATGATTAAAACTTGTGGAACACCTGAAgtaaccaatcagagagcagcatCAAGTCACCTGCTTGACAGAAATGGAAGGCTTTAATGTCCTGAAACCCTTCAACCTGGAAGTGAACGTATTCCCAGAAAGTTTATGGAgacaataataaattaatgtcaGACATGTTGAATGAATACTTTATTCATTTCATGATTATTTCCATTTAACTATTTGTTCAATAGATTTCCTCTGATATGTCATATCTGTCTGTTGGCCTACAGTTCACAGTTGGGGGAGATTAGAAATAACCAAAGATAACATTAAGAACAGAGGTAAAGACGGCAATCTATTGATTAAGTGTGATCAGTTCATCTAAGCAGAATGTTTTTGAGGGTGGAAGGAAGCCACAGAACCCCCAGAGAACCCTcacagacacgtggagaacattaAAACAGGGAGGAATCAAAAGTCAGTTTTACAAAATAACACATAAGCCTGCAAATACCATAAATTGTAGTTTATCCCATGTGAACGTGGATAGTTACCCGCAGTCTGGGGGCTTCGGCCGGGACAGGGATGGAGGTCCTGTGCAGCGTCAGGTCCTGTTTGTTGCTGTGGACGTCACACACCAGCTCCACCAGGGCTAAGGAGCTGGAGGTGCACACCGACAGGCGGTGGTCCTGCGACCAGGCGAGCGGCTGCATCCCGCTGACCGGAGCCATGAGCGGCACGGCCGGCTCCCGCTTAACGGGCACATCCTCCGGGCTGCTCAGTAAACACTCCTCGGTCCCCGGCTCGGTCTTTATCACGACATTTGTGGGTAGTGAATGCACCGTGTCAGACGGGCTGACATCCGCCATGTTTTGTGTCCGGCGGAAGTGACGTAGTTGAAGGCGTCAGACGAAGTAGGCGGTCTCCACTGTCATCTGTGTGAGCGcgtctctgtttttttttaaattaattatatataaagaaaatagagataaaatatacacatttatgtgtgtaatataaattacatatatatatatatgtatatgtatgtatctgtatctatgtgtatgtatgtatgtgtatgtatgtatgtatctatgtgtgtgtgtgtgtatatatatatatgtatataaaatatatgtatgtatatatatatatatatttgtgtttgtgtgtatgtgtgtgtgtgtgtgtgtacatattatataatagtataatataaCAGTATATTATACTCATTCCACAGTAAATCATGAGCCTTTCATGTAGTGAACTCTCAAAAAGTTAAAGCACTTGTTTTCCTTAGCACGCTTTGTCATAGGGGATcattatagtatataaaatttaaaaaaaaagaaaaatgcatggCGCCTTTGAACCTGTAAACTGATACAAactaatttaatttgaattttgtaAATTGGTCCATGCTCACAGTTAAAAGTAAGTGAATGCAGTTCGTCCCAGAGCTGTTTAAAGTAAATTTAGATTAAAGCATCTACTTAGAAGTGCATAGGTGGTGAAGAACAAACAGTTAACACAGGGGTACAGGAGTAAAGGACACATTTAGCCAGCATATctttaaagataaaaatgaaacgGTGATGTTATGAATTATTCCctactaaaacacacaaaatgccTTTGCAGTTGTTGTGAATTGTAGAGatgaatgataaaatgaaagaaGGCTACATAAAGTAGATGAGGCTTTGGAGGATGTTGTTGTAATCAGGTACAGGTATAAAGGAAGCTTCCACAATTTTTTaagattaaatattatttaagaGTAAATCACCATTATTAATCcccaaaaggaaattatttgtccactctggTGTTATTCTATGTTAGTCACATGCATAATGTATATTTGCACCTCTCCTCTCCACCACTCACACTCAAAAATTTTTTGCCTGATATGTGTCATGAACCAGCTACCCTCCAGTTCCGAGCCCAAGActtggtggactgagctactgccgcctcaaatatgttcaaatatttatcattatcattttcaaatatttagattacagtatataattaatctatatttttcctgttgttttatgTCAGTGCAGCTGTAATGTCTCGGAACAAAACAACAGCCTTGGATGATGTGTCAAGACCTGCCCATCTTTGTCTTAATTAGAGTAGATTAAATGAAACTTTAATGATCTCCATGGGGAAATTTTGTAATCTACATGACACATTCACTCAAGACATATCTGTGAAACAGCACTGACACTCAACAATGACATATTCACCATTCTGAGACAAAAAAGAATGAGCCCAGTCCTTGACAGCAATGATATCAGTCATTTCATCTGTCCGACGGCAGTCGCTGATTAGAGGAACCGATCCTTAATTacgaaaaaaatatgaaaaactgTCCACGGTTGATGGCTGAGACATATATCAGCATGCTTTATGTGATGAGTCACCGGACGCTCCCGCACAGGTCGAAGGTCAAGCTGCTGGAGAGCTGGAGATTCCCAGGCAGTGATTTGTTACAGCCCTCACATGAAAGCTGCTCTCGCAGTCGCTGCCCGACTCTCAGCGAGATGACAGCGGGATTTCAACAGGCTGAGTTATTTGTCACAAAACAAATTGTTACAAATCTGTGAGACAAATATAGAATAGCGTGCCCGCCATGTTTTAATCTCTCATTTTTCTGCCTTTTGTTTCGATAATcggaatgaataaatgaacggGGACCATGGTATGTTTCATTCTTAATGAAGCGTGTAGTGAATGAATATTTCACACACCTGCTGTGTGTCTTTGGTGGGTTTTGACTGGGGACCCATTCCCGACTCGGGGATGTATGAATGTTGGATTAAACATTCATCAAATGCTGTCACAAAAACTTTATCCTGTCCTGTCAACCACACGTGAAGAGAGAAACAAGCCCTGCACAGGCCAAAGTAGCCCAACCGTGATTTGAACCTCAACCTTTAGCTTACCAATGTAGTGGTGGAATAATTTAAGCTGTGCTGTTGTCATGTGTGAGGGTAGAAAGGTTATGTTGTGTGGGTTTATGGATATGGATGAGGTCACCTCAGGTCAATCCCCTCCATCTCTAATATACCtctgatgtattgttattgcctgcagcttcctcctcatcctttcaGCCCTCAGTAGAACGTATTGTCTGCTGTTTGCTCACTCCGAGTGTCACTGGAGCTGCTTACATGTATCTTGTGAGGGAGCCCACAGGGACGTTTTGATGCACAGTTCATCATACATGTTTTAATCATTCAGTCTCTCACACATCTCCCGGGAGGGGGCTGCTGCAGCGCATTACCAAGTACACACAATTAGTGATATaatcatgatgatgataatgaaatGTATTTAGAGCATATCAGTGTGGTTCTTTCTGTTTGGGGAGACATTAGCAGGACTGCAGCCGTGGAAGAAGCCTCGGTGCTCAGGCCTCTGACGCTCACCCTTCAGAGACTGGCAGATCCCGGCAGATCGGTGCGTTGGAGATCAGCAGTCATAGCAGTCGCCTTGGTGCTCCTTCTGTGCCATCAACTGCAAAAGCCTCACCTGACAGGTGCTGCTCTCAATCAGCGCTCctttagccccccccccaacccccaccgcTCAGGCTGTCATTGGAGAAGGAAGGGACAAGGAAGACTCCCATCCCCCTTCCTTTATACACCCTTATACCCTCTACCAGGTAATGCTTGGAGATACAGTGGGCTTAGGGTGCATCTGAGAAAAGCATACACCAGGAAAGCAATGGCAAATCCCCTTCTCAATGAGAAACTACTGATATAACATCAGTGACATCAGTAGGAAACATTGCTGGCCTTTTATTTATCTCCCCTCAGGGATGTTCAGTCACCTGTTAAAGGTCACAGTGATGGGATGTCAGGATCAGAGGCAGGCCTTCAGTGCAGGAATAACCACACACGCTGGGAACTGTTTTGACAGACTGTAGAACAGAATGAAACC encodes:
- the gtf3c4 gene encoding general transcription factor 3C polypeptide 4 isoform X2, with translation MVGPAEQLAQAVETFSTHPDPTVRQVFMADRLMNPSVGSHRGMKYASWSPLGCDASGRCLLACLTLENRLTVHNSHKHLEWNTLVDLTKKYGERLKERGYAKKDDGPPQVDLLDFDELQRRFRMQTPLRMEWSSVYTIKQVQPDNTCVDEEMALLAVLMENGDLVLWKFVLPFVNGEDVEFYDIIESGVTRPSDLAWWEYESSDRRMSGLIIGSEVGPVKIMPVSLVGVKGYFTLRHPVILWKDCDEIAVENIRCVPMTHPIQKSRCSLIVASRGGYVFWCLLMISPAGLNVHNSHVAGLHSLPIVSLAISYHGVVVYTCSMDGWIKKLTPTFTENTVIFKQEDMVRPETLTGRRIHGIAASHNGAYIAIVSTQGVVGGHHPINRTYQVHFVTLKTPEMAAELLLKSPTQNLYQTSDLLDLIRWQILKDKRIPPSLQAELDQKIQEMDSPYLWRFKLFLARILYQSLQVPPADNRWKPLHDENKVFIREEEDTGRKDGEDALENGESGVKQEADLEEQMAEVQARIDSVETRLMRENMKKVLGMVYLNTWISQNTSIPTCGLVDYLSGDANDRDSEVLIGHIKKKMNKQTFSERCSLCQEVLPFSDHKQTTCKNGHIWLRCVLSYQACQTLTFRRCLLLDSIAKLPEPEDPEWIKKVLRAPCTLCDSPMI
- the gtf3c4 gene encoding general transcription factor 3C polypeptide 4 isoform X1 yields the protein MADVSPSDTVHSLPTNVVIKTEPGTEECLLSSPEDVPVKREPAVPLMAPVSGMQPLAWSQDHRLSVCTSSSLALVELVCDVHSNKQDLTLHRTSIPVPAEAPRLRVGPAEQLAQAVETFSTHPDPTVRQVFMADRLMNPSVGSHRGMKYASWSPLGCDASGRCLLACLTLENRLTVHNSHKHLEWNTLVDLTKKYGERLKERGYAKKDDGPPQVDLLDFDELQRRFRMQTPLRMEWSSVYTIKQVQPDNTCVDEEMALLAVLMENGDLVLWKFVLPFVNGEDVEFYDIIESGVTRPSDLAWWEYESSDRRMSGLIIGSEVGPVKIMPVSLVGVKGYFTLRHPVILWKDCDEIAVENIRCVPMTHPIQKSRCSLIVASRGGYVFWCLLMISPAGLNVHNSHVAGLHSLPIVSLAISYHGVVVYTCSMDGWIKKLTPTFTENTVIFKQEDMVRPETLTGRRIHGIAASHNGAYIAIVSTQGVVGGHHPINRTYQVHFVTLKTPEMAAELLLKSPTQNLYQTSDLLDLIRWQILKDKRIPPSLQAELDQKIQEMDSPYLWRFKLFLARILYQSLQVPPADNRWKPLHDENKVFIREEEDTGRKDGEDALENGESGVKQEADLEEQMAEVQARIDSVETRLMRENMKKVLGMVYLNTWISQNTSIPTCGLVDYLSGDANDRDSEVLIGHIKKKMNKQTFSERCSLCQEVLPFSDHKQTTCKNGHIWLRCVLSYQACQTLTFRRCLLLDSIAKLPEPEDPEWIKKVLRAPCTLCDSPMI